A genomic region of Candidatus Methylomirabilota bacterium contains the following coding sequences:
- the pilM gene encoding pilus assembly protein PilM: protein MRRRRVVGLDIGSGSIKALALEGRGADVVITGLGSAPVAAETQAQQVNQAIHLAMADAGADGEPVIAAVGGPEVVIRQVTLPPLPASRIIPALEMQYRELGLLPPDESVLDAQILRQAKDDNTNEILSVSVPRGLVDERTQQLKQASVNLQMLDVEPLAILNGALELTGMESGELLVVVNIGRQNSVLCLFSEQGPVVARYLDVGAEAFTEQIRVAFQLSPYSTETFTRTIAPAEAPKAETACREVVERMAEDIRLSLTFYRTEYDRESLPRYALGGWADIPYIGRWLADRLGLSAPFEIMDPLQAHEVRASSVGDTPRLPGPQFLQAFGLALRGL from the coding sequence TTGCGACGACGGCGTGTGGTCGGGCTGGACATCGGATCCGGCTCGATCAAGGCTCTGGCTCTCGAAGGTCGCGGCGCCGACGTCGTCATCACCGGTCTCGGCAGCGCTCCGGTGGCGGCCGAGACGCAAGCCCAGCAAGTCAATCAAGCCATCCATCTCGCCATGGCCGACGCCGGGGCGGATGGCGAGCCGGTCATTGCCGCGGTGGGGGGGCCTGAAGTCGTGATCCGGCAGGTGACCTTGCCGCCGCTCCCCGCCTCGCGCATCATTCCCGCGCTCGAGATGCAGTACCGCGAGCTCGGCCTCCTGCCGCCCGACGAGTCCGTGCTGGATGCCCAGATCTTGAGACAAGCCAAGGACGACAACACCAACGAGATTCTCTCCGTCAGCGTGCCGCGCGGCTTGGTCGACGAGCGCACCCAGCAGCTGAAGCAGGCATCCGTGAACCTCCAGATGCTGGACGTGGAGCCGCTCGCCATCCTCAACGGCGCCCTGGAGCTGACGGGCATGGAGTCGGGTGAGCTGCTCGTCGTCGTCAATATCGGGCGCCAGAACTCGGTGCTCTGCCTCTTCAGCGAGCAGGGTCCGGTGGTCGCGCGCTATCTCGACGTGGGGGCCGAGGCCTTCACCGAGCAGATCCGGGTCGCCTTCCAGCTCTCCCCGTACTCGACGGAAACTTTCACCCGCACCATCGCGCCCGCCGAAGCGCCGAAAGCCGAGACCGCCTGCCGCGAGGTGGTCGAGCGGATGGCCGAGGACATCCGGCTGTCCCTCACCTTCTACCGCACCGAGTACGATCGCGAGAGCCTTCCGCGTTATGCGCTGGGCGGCTGGGCGGATATCCCGTATATCGGGCGCTGGCTCGCGGACCGACTCGGCCTGTCGGCGCCCTTCGAGATCATGGATCCCCTGCAAGCGCACGAGGTGCGGGCCTCCTCCGTGGGCGATACGCCTCGGCTGCCCGGCCCGCAGTTCCTCCAGGCATTTGGCCTGGCCCTGAGGGGACTATGA
- a CDS encoding PilX N-terminal domain-containing pilus assembly protein — MERFNVSTARRLSDERGSALIISLMLLLVITILGLALFDLAQIENKSAAASLADYRAFELAQAGIERGIRELQNGFINDAFGSESWTDGTPACTPGCNANTYSTLNIANTTLPAQTVTNFGTDPGGTYTVELKLLTVGEANNPISAGFTYPHGLTCFSASTKALVDPVPASDVCDNLAFLRSTGTVNGPPGYSRSRTIQVLVRASSTSPFAAGITVGGGDGLGNPVIVGQVNIAGSVNILGNVNSNPAIRLLQGSQMWNHWEQMDVTSLTAMRRRQRICPAGADCTGGANRVESLEADLRVYGNITNNLVALFNASSLGQPGTTACYGPGCPGSGRVGKGPLDAIYVADGCPLPCTATAFSLNGGSTLTVDGNNITKPYPFRFPGPPLARADIATPTFPDLTSPVIIAGTTYANYQANFWATHAQAMNGGTYPDIGNSLGGNGPSGGLDLTVLDFADAVSWTDAAGNPQNGWICWYQASATLGFVGNGNNCGTPNTTPGKYLTPANPMLLNGNHQFIVNPLGITYRGAAIWSTRQIRLDGGLTAFNDGTGAAFCNSDCFPDNHLLVLMSDFQIDIAMGALNLNRVMAFIFANTSLVNSQRGVHIVGALAAKNTLCFNGAAVGSCSVPGGGGPPQFFQANMYDPRNLPAALFAPSGLSGERWRVTPVPRFWLECRQGPTDTLPTTPSGICSYQ; from the coding sequence ATGGAGCGATTCAACGTCTCCACGGCGCGGCGCCTGTCCGATGAGCGGGGCAGCGCGCTCATCATCAGCCTCATGCTGCTCCTGGTCATCACCATCCTGGGCCTCGCCCTCTTCGACCTGGCGCAGATCGAGAACAAGTCCGCGGCGGCGAGCCTCGCCGACTATCGCGCCTTCGAGCTGGCCCAGGCGGGCATCGAGCGCGGGATACGCGAGCTCCAGAACGGCTTCATCAACGACGCCTTCGGATCCGAGAGCTGGACCGACGGGACGCCAGCGTGCACGCCCGGGTGCAATGCCAACACGTACAGCACGCTCAATATCGCCAATACGACTCTCCCCGCTCAGACGGTGACCAACTTCGGAACGGACCCGGGCGGGACCTACACCGTGGAGCTCAAGCTGCTCACGGTCGGCGAAGCCAACAACCCGATCAGCGCGGGCTTCACCTATCCGCACGGCCTGACGTGCTTCTCCGCCAGCACCAAGGCCCTCGTCGATCCAGTGCCCGCGAGCGATGTGTGCGACAACCTCGCTTTCCTGCGGAGCACGGGCACGGTCAACGGCCCGCCCGGATACTCGCGCTCTCGCACGATCCAGGTGCTGGTCCGGGCCAGCAGCACCTCGCCCTTTGCCGCGGGAATCACCGTGGGCGGCGGCGACGGACTCGGCAATCCCGTGATCGTGGGCCAGGTCAATATCGCGGGAAGCGTCAACATCCTGGGCAATGTCAATAGCAACCCCGCCATCCGGCTGCTCCAGGGCAGCCAGATGTGGAACCACTGGGAGCAGATGGATGTGACGAGCCTGACGGCGATGAGGCGGCGGCAGAGGATTTGCCCCGCCGGCGCCGACTGCACCGGAGGGGCGAACCGCGTCGAGTCGCTCGAGGCTGACCTCAGAGTCTACGGGAACATCACCAACAATCTCGTGGCCCTCTTCAATGCCTCGAGTCTCGGCCAGCCTGGCACCACCGCCTGCTATGGCCCCGGGTGCCCGGGCTCGGGGCGCGTCGGCAAGGGCCCGCTCGACGCCATCTACGTGGCGGACGGCTGCCCGCTGCCCTGCACGGCCACGGCCTTCAGCTTGAACGGCGGCTCGACCCTGACGGTGGACGGGAACAACATCACCAAGCCCTACCCCTTCCGCTTCCCGGGCCCGCCGCTCGCCCGGGCGGACATCGCCACGCCGACATTCCCAGACCTCACGAGCCCAGTGATTATCGCCGGGACCACGTATGCGAACTACCAGGCGAACTTCTGGGCCACCCATGCCCAGGCCATGAATGGGGGCACGTACCCGGACATAGGCAATTCCCTAGGCGGGAATGGACCGAGCGGGGGGCTCGACCTTACCGTTCTCGACTTCGCTGACGCAGTGAGTTGGACGGACGCGGCCGGTAATCCCCAGAACGGATGGATCTGCTGGTACCAGGCGAGCGCCACACTCGGGTTCGTAGGCAACGGGAACAACTGTGGAACCCCGAATACCACGCCGGGAAAGTACCTGACCCCGGCCAATCCGATGCTTCTCAATGGCAATCACCAGTTCATCGTCAATCCACTCGGCATCACTTATCGTGGAGCGGCCATCTGGAGCACGCGGCAGATCAGGCTCGACGGCGGTCTCACCGCCTTCAACGACGGAACCGGCGCCGCCTTCTGCAACTCCGATTGCTTCCCGGACAATCACCTCCTCGTCCTCATGAGCGACTTCCAGATCGACATCGCCATGGGCGCCCTCAACCTCAACCGCGTCATGGCGTTTATCTTTGCCAACACGAGCCTCGTCAACTCCCAGCGCGGAGTGCACATCGTTGGCGCCCTGGCGGCCAAGAACACCCTCTGCTTCAACGGCGCCGCCGTGGGCTCGTGCAGCGTGCCCGGCGGGGGAGGCCCGCCGCAGTTCTTCCAGGCCAACATGTACGATCCGAGAAATCTCCCCGCCGCGCTCTTTGCCCCGTCGGGGCTCTCCGGGGAGCGCTGGCGGGTCACCCCCGTGCCGCGCTTCTGGCTCGAGTGCCGGCAGGGCCCGACCGACACCCTACCGACGACCCCGTCGGGCATTTGTTCCTACCAATAA
- a CDS encoding type II secretion system protein: MVRKAFPSIVKVPGTGLGSARPGARGTAGWDQRGFTLVEALIAAFIVGIAAIATAMMFGTAQNFVHAEGDNRVAFYVAQQRMEQIRSTGFGSTTLPDAREETAGTGVQIDNFSDTDAVPGFRRQTIITGVCPTDYSVAWNSGGCPTNTQLLAKLVTVSVRVLDGPTNFTNPVTQPVVIQAVLVKR, translated from the coding sequence GTGGTGCGAAAGGCCTTTCCCAGCATTGTAAAGGTTCCTGGCACCGGCCTGGGCTCGGCCCGGCCGGGGGCTCGGGGTACGGCCGGCTGGGATCAGCGCGGGTTCACGCTGGTCGAGGCCCTCATCGCTGCCTTCATTGTCGGCATCGCGGCCATCGCTACCGCCATGATGTTCGGGACGGCCCAGAACTTCGTCCACGCCGAAGGCGACAACCGCGTCGCCTTCTATGTGGCCCAGCAGCGCATGGAGCAGATCCGCTCGACGGGCTTCGGCTCGACCACCCTGCCCGACGCGCGAGAGGAGACGGCGGGGACTGGAGTGCAAATCGACAACTTCAGCGACACCGACGCCGTACCCGGCTTCAGGCGCCAGACCATCATCACCGGCGTGTGCCCGACGGACTACTCGGTGGCATGGAACAGTGGCGGGTGCCCGACGAACACCCAGCTCCTGGCCAAGCTCGTGACCGTGTCGGTGCGCGTGCTCGACGGGCCCACGAACTTCACCAACCCCGTGACCCAGCCCGTGGTGATCCAGGCGGTCCTGGTGAAGCGATGA